The genomic window CGAGACGATGTCGACGCCGGCGGGCAACCGGCGCGCGTACTCGTGCACGAGGTAGATGACCGCGAGCTTGCTGGTCGAGTACGCCGTGCGTCCGGCAGCAACGCTCGCCGGGCTGGGGAACGCGTTGATACGCGCCAGGGTCTCCGGCGCTTGCCAGTTCGGTGCCGGCACCAGACCGAGGTTGTGTTTGAAGTCCCCGAAGTGGGTGTCACTGGAGGTGATGACGATGCGGGCGGGCGGCTCGAAGAGGTCGGTCAGCGCCGAGATGAGCACATGATTGGCCATTACGTTGAGGGCGAAGGTGGCTTCGAACCCTTCGGGCCCCTCGGTGGTGTCGTTGGGGTATTGGATTCCCGCGTTGCCGACGAAGCCTTTCACAGGGGGCAATTGACCGTGCGTGAGATTGTCGCGCAGCGTTGCCGCTGCCGTGCGGGTGCTCGCCAGTGACGATAAGTCGGCTTCGATGTGTGCGACGGTATGTCCGCGGCGTTGCAGATCGCGGACCAGCTCGGCTCCACTTTCACCGCGGGCCAGTACCAGCAGGTGAGCGTCCTTGTCTTCGGCGAGAATGCGTTCGGCCGCGACGCGCCCGATGCCGCGAGTCGCTCCGGTCATGACGATGGTGTGATTCATGGTGTGCTCCTTTCCATTTCACTCGAGCATGCGGTGCGGGCGGTGGTCCTGCCAGGTGTTGCCGAGAGGGGGACTGAGAGTACCTATGCTGCAAGGCGCCGTTGCGCCGATAATTGCTGTGTGACATTCGGCGAACTACTGCGGCTGTGGCGGGACCGGCTGTCTCCGCAGGAGGTCGGCTTGACCGTCGCGCTGCGGCGGCGCGCGCCGGGGCTGCGCCGCGAAGAACTCGCCACGCTCGCAGGTATCTCCGTCGATTACCTGCTGCGGCTGGAACAAGGCAGGTCCAGCCACCCGTCGCCCTCGGTGGTGGCGTCGCTGGCCCGGGCGTTGCAGTTGTCGCGCAGCGAACGCGATCAACTTTTCGCGAGCGCGGGGCTGTTGCCGCCGCGGGACGGCACCATCGACACCTATCTGCCGCCGGGCATTCAACGCCTGGTGCGCCGCTTGTCGGACATCCCCTGTGCGGTGTTCTCCGCCGACTGGACCTTGCAGTGGTGGAACGACATGTGGGTCGCCCTGGCCGGTGATCCGGCGCAATTACCTCCCCGGGAGCGCAATGTCGCCCGCGCCATCTTCGGTGACGGCCCGGCGCGGGCCTTGTTGACGTCATCGCACTCCCCCGCTGCGGTGAGTGACGGAACGTTCGAGAACGCGATTCTGGCGGACTTGAAGGCGGCGTCGGCGCGCTACCCGCTGGATCCGGGTTTGTCGGAGTTGGTACGTGAATTGAGGACTGTGTCAACGGATTTCGACGAACGGTGGCGAGCGGCTTCGCCGGCTGTGCACACCACTCAATGCAAGACGATTCGGCATCCGGAGGTCGGCGAGATCAGGGTTGACTGCGATGTCCTCGACATTCCGGGTGCTGACTTGCACCTGGTGACCTACACCGCAGCCGCAGACAGCAGTGACGCCGGCAAGCTCGAGCTGCTGCGGGTGACCCGCGGGGTGACGATCTCGTAGTTGTCCACAGTTGGGCGTCTGTGCACAGGCGGTCGTCGTGGGGTTCTTCGTTTCGGCGCGGGCGACTAGAATCGCACATATGTTCGATGGAGACCTGCCTGATCTGGCTGCGCTGGCGGGCGCCGACGATGCGACCCTGGTTGCGGCCATCGCCGGCTGGGCTCGGGTGGAGGCCGCCGCGTCGGCGCGCCGGCTGGCGGCCATCGCCGAACTGGTGCATCGCCACGCTGACGGCCCTACCGATCTCGCACGGTGGTCCTGCGACAATTGGGACGCGATGGCCGCCGAAGTGGCTGCGGCACAAGGTATCAGCCATGCAATGGCGTCCGGTCAGATGTACCTCGGCTCGGCACTACGGACTCGACTGCCGAACGTGGCAGCGCTCTTGGCGGACGGCACGATCAGCGCTCGACTTGCCTCAGCGATCGTGTGGCACACCGATCTCATCAAAGACCCGGAAACCTTGCAGCTGGTGGACAAGACGCTGGCCGAGGATGCGAGACGGTACGGCCCGTTATCCGCCAACAAGACCGCCCAGGCCATTGATGCGGTGGTCGATCGCTATGACCCGCAGGCGCTTCGACGCACCCGCGCCGCAGCGCGTAGTCGCGACTTGGTGATCGACTCTGCCCACGACGAATCGGGCACCACCACACTGTGGGGGCGGTTGTATTGCACCGACGCCGCGACACTGGATCGGCGCCTGCACCAGATGGCTCACGAGGTCTGCGACGACGACCCACGCACCATCGCTCAACGTCGCGCCGACGCGCTGGGCGTCTTGGCTGCCGGCGCTTTACGCCTCACCTGCGCGTGCGACACCCCCGACTGCCCCGCCCGAACCGACTGCGACGATCAACCAACCGGTGTCGTCATCCACGTCGTCGCCGAGGCCTCCGCAGTGGAAGCCAAGACCGATGCGCACCTGTCGGGTGAGATCAAGTCCCAGACACCCGAGCCGGAGCCGCCACTTCCGGCTGGGGCTGCGAAGAATTGGACCACCGCTTTGATCACCAGTGGCGGCACGGTACCGGCGCCGCAGTTGGCCGAGTTGGTCCGCCGAGGGGCACGACTTCGGCCGGTTCAACATCCTGGCAGCGAGGTCGTGGCCCAATCCCAATACCGGCCCTCGAGGGCGCTGGAAGACTTCGTGCGTTGCCGTGACCTGACTTGCCGCTTCCCTAACTGTGATCGCCCAGCCGAATTCTGCGACGTCGACCATACGATTCCGTATCCGCTAGGCCCGACGCATCCGTCGAATCTCAAATGTTTGTGCCGAAAACATCACCTGATATCCGTAGTACATTTTAAGGATGCGCCAAGCTACCGCCATCTACACCCGTATCAGCCTGGACCGTTCCGGCCAACGCCACGGCGTGACCAGGCAACTCGAGGACTGCACCGCACTGGCCGAACGCCTCGGCTGGAACGTGGTGGCCCGCTTCGACGACAACGACCTATCCGCCTATAACGGCAAGACGCGGCCGCAGTTCGAGGCGCTGCTGGATGCGATGAAGCGCGGCGAGATCGACTCGCTGATCTGTTGGCACCCCGACCGCCTCTACCGGCGTCTTGCTGACCTGGTGCGGTTGCTGGACGTGGCCGCCGGGGTGGAGATTCGCACCGTCAACGGCGGCGACATGGACCTCTCCAACGCCACCGGGCGCATGCTGGCCACCATCATCGGCAGCGTGTCGACGCAGGAGTCCGAGCACAAGGGTGAGCGGCAGCGGGCCGCGGCCAAGCAGTTAGCCGCGAGCGGCGCACCGAAGTGGCGGCGCGCCTTCGGCTACATCGGTGACACCTACCAACCCGATCCTGCGGTGGCGCCGCTGGTGCGTGAGGCGTACGCGGCGGTCCTTGCCGGGGCCTCTCTCGGCGACGTGTGCCGGATGTGGAACGACGCGGGCGCGCTGACGCAGCGCTGGGTGAAGCCCAAGAACGCCGACGGCCAAACGATCCGCGACGCGCAGCCCGTAGTGGAACGGCGCAAGTGGACGCAGCCGCAGGTCTCGAACTTTCTGCGCAAGCCCCGCAATGCCGGTTTGCGGGACCACAACGGTGTCGTCGTCGGCAAAGGCACGTGGCCAGCGCTGGTGGACGAGGACACGTGGCGCGCCGTCCAAGGCGTGCTGGAAGCGCCCGGACGGGCACCGGGCCGCAAGACGGTGCGCCGCCACCTGTTAACCGGCGTGCTGCAATGCGGCAAGGACGGTTGCGGCGGCTACCTGTCCGGGATGCAGACCCTCGACAAACGAATCACCTACGCGTGCAAGACGTGCCGCGGGGTGTCGGTGCGCGCTGAGCACGTTGAGCCGCTGGTCTACGGCGTCGTAGCGGGGCGGTTGGCGCAGCCGGACGCGGTGGACCTGTTGAAAGCCGAACTGCACGACACCACCGAAGCGGAGCGGCTACGCGGTGAGCGGGCGACGCTGCTGGCGCGCCTGGACGACATCGCCATCGAACGGGCCGACGGCCTGATCGACGGCAAGGGTTACCGCGCCATGACCGATCGCATTAACGAGCAGTTGGCCGGCATCGAGCGCCGCCAGCACGATCAGGAACGGTTGCGCGTATTCGACGGATTGCCGCTCGGGACACCAGAAGTCGCCGAGCGGGTCCGGGCGCTGTCCGCGGACCGCCTGCGCGCGGTCATCGACGTGTTGGTGGAGTTCGAAGTTGCCCCAGTTGGCAAGGGCGGCAAGGTGTTCAATCCCGAGAGAGTGAAGGTGAACTGGAAATGAGCGACGATGACGTACACCTTATCGAGGTTCATTGCGACGGCGCGCCGGGTGCGCCCCACACACGGCTGTACGTGGCGCGGATGGTGCGAACACTTCGCATGGACGACGCGCGCGGGTGGGCTGTTGCACGCGACGGCGGTCGTGGACACGGAGCCGACCAGAGCGGCCAAGGACGTGACCGGATTGATTTGAGGTGCGGTAATGGCGGTTGCCGCCTCAGCGCCCAGGTCGTCTTCGACGAAACCCGCGAGACCCGCGCGCACGCCCGCATGGTGGAGGCGCTCGATGCCTGGGCGGCTACAGGTCAGACGGAACTTCCTCTACATGCGATAGCTGGTATCGTTTCCCGTTAGCGCGGGTAACGCCGCCGGTCGGAAGCAATTGCCGATCAGCCGCTGACGCGTTGAAATCCCTCTCATCGGAGGGGCCACTTCTTGTGCCCCTTGGGAGTTCCCTCCGATGCCTGTGCCCACTTCGCCGCAATCGCGGTCCGCTCGCGCCAGGTTGGCGCAGTCTGCCCACGCCACTGGGCGAGATTCGGCCGAGACGACTGAGGCGCGGCGCGACTTCGCCGCAGCTCGCCTCGATGACTACATACGCGACACCCTTGCGAAGGCGCCGCCGCTCACAGATGCCCAGCGGACGAAACTTGCCCAGTTGCTGAAGCCAGCCCGCACCGCCGCGTTGGGTGGTGCGCAGGCGTGAATGAACGAAAAAGCCTCCCAGAACGGGCATTCGGGGAGGCTTCATCACAACAACTGCACACTGAGCGTACCGCCGGGACGCTGTTAGGCCGCAGCGCCGGAACAGCGCAGCGAGGTCGGCAATGAGTGCGGCGCTGATAGCGATTGCAGAGGCGTTGCGCAGCAACGGAAAACACGTCGTTGAGCGCGGTGATCAGCTTGCCGCGCAGTGCCCTGCTCACGACGACAGCAACCCGTCGCTGTCGATCAAGCAACGCCGTGACGGCACAGGTGTGGTGGTGTACTGCCACGCCGGTTGCGACCACCGGGACATTTTGGGCGCCATCGGGCTGACGGACCGCGACCTTTTCGACGAGCCGCGTATCCGTGCGGCGTACAACCCAAGCCGCACCTACACCTACACCGATGGACGGAAGGTGCACCGAAAGCCCGGCAAGAAATTCGCGCAATCCGGTAACACCAGCGGCCGCGCGTTATACGGCGTGGACAACATCGGTGCGCACGGCACCGTGTACGCCGTCGAGGGCGAGAAGGACGTCGAGGCCGCAAGGGCGGTAGGTGCAGTCGCGGTGTGCGGCGCAATGGGCGCCGGTAAAGCCCACAAGTTCGACTGGACGCCACTGCGCGACCATCCGGTCGTGATCGTCGCCGACCGCGACGAGCCCGGCCGCCGGCATGCCTACCAGGTAGCCGAGCAACTTCAAGGCATCGCCGCATCGGTGCGCATCGTGGAAGCCAGGGCTGGCAAGGATTTGGCGGACCACATCGCCGCCGGGTTGGGATTAGACGACCTCGTGGCAGTCGAAGAGGCCCGCAATGGTTTGCCGGTCGGCGACAGCGGGCAAGCGCACGGCATCCGGGACGCCGAGCAGGCCAAACATTCCGGGCAGGTGCGCATGGCGTACCTGTTGGCCGCGGCCTACGAGAACAAGCTGCTACACGTCCACGGCATCGGCTGGCATCAGTGGGACGGGCGACGGTGGGCAGCCGACGACACCGGGGCCGCCCACCGCGCCGTTCTCGATGTGCTGCGGCGAGCCTTGGCAGAGTCGCTGGGCGATAGGGAGTTGCGGGCGGACGTGCGCAAGTGCGAATCCGCTGCCGGGCTTGCAGGTGTGCTGGAGATCGCCGCTGCGCTAACGGTTTTCGCGGCCACCGTGCGCGACTTGGACGCCGACCCATATCTGCTGAACACCGCCAACGGCACACTTGATCTACGCACGCAGGAGCTTCGGCCGCACAACCCGGCCGACCGCATCACAAAGGTGTGCCGCGGCGCGTACCACCCCGAGGCGGCACAACCAGCAGTGTGGGAGGCGTTCCTGGCGCGGGTGCTACCCGATGGGGCTGTACGCGGATTCGTGCAGCGCCTGGCCGGGCTTGCGCTGCTGGGCGAGGTGCGTGAACACATCCTGCCCATCTTCACCGGCACCGGCCGCAACGGGAAAGGCACCCTGTACAAGGCGCTGTTGTACGCGCTGGACGATTACGGTCACGTGGCTGAACCGGATCTGTTCATGCACCGCGAAGGGGCGCATCCCACCGGCCAGATGGACCTTTTGGGGCGGCGCCTGATAGTGGTGTCGGAGTCTGACCGCGACCGCCGACTGGCCGAGGCCACCATGAAGCGGCTGACCGGGGGCGACCCCGTCACCGCCCGCCACATGCGCCGCAACTTCGTCACCTTTACCCCGTCGCACCTGCCGATCCTGGTCACCAACCACCTGCCGAAGGTGTCCGGTGACGACCCGGCCGTCTGGGCGCGTATCCGCGTGGTGCCGTTCGCCGTCTGCATCCCCAGCCACGACCAGGACACCGAACTGGACACAAAGCTGCACTGCGAAGCTGACGGCATTCTGTCCTGGGCTGTCGCGGGCCTTGCCGACTACCTTGCCTGGGGCCTTGACGAACCCGAACAGGTGCGCACGGCAACCGACGACTACCAGTCCGAGAGCGATGCGGCGCGCCGCTTCATAGCGGAAGAGTGCGTGACGACGAGTCCGGCGCTCAAGGCAACCACCGCGCAGCTTCACGAGGCCTTCGAGCGGTGGCGGGTGCGTGATGGCGCCGAGGCGATGTCGCAGCGGGCGTTCGGTTCAGCGCTAGACCGCCTTGGCTACCAGGCCGGGCGTCCTACCAACGGCAAACGATGGCGCACCGGAATTGCGGTGAAGGTGAGCGACGATGAAGGCGAATAGCACGCAAAGTACGCAATTGGGGGTTCACCAGTACGCGCGCGCCTATGTCGTCATACAGAAATTGCGTGCTTTGCGTACTGCCGCAGGTCAAAGGCCCGAGGGCGGCCAGCGCAGCGGCGAGCGTGTGCGGTGAGCATGCCCGGTGGCCGCTGGGTCAGCACGCAGGACTGGGCTCGCATCGTTGCCGTTGCGGGCTTGGCCGCGGGAGCGGAGCCCCGCGAGGTGGCCGCCGCCCTGGAGGGCCGTACTGGCCGTGGTGCGGCGCAGGCGGCGCGGGCGGCGCGCGCGGCAGCCATTCGTGCTTGCCGCGGCTGCGACCCGTCAGGGTGGCGTCTGGGCGCGGATGGAGTGCCGTTGGACCCGGCCGTGCGCTGCGGCCACAACGCCGCCGACCCGCCCGTCGCGCGCGATCCCAGCGAGCCGCTACACGAGCACCCCAATGCCGGTGCGGCATGCGGTTGACCGTCCACGGCGGCGACTACGCGGTTGCGGTGGTGCCCAAGCTCCGCACACGCCGCGTGAGCATCCGCGCGGGGCCGGTGATCCTGACGGTGTCACCGGCCGAAGCGTTCGCATTGGCCGATGCACTAGTCGAGGCAGCCGAAACACTCCGCAGCACAACCGTTCACGGCACAACACAGGAGGGAAAATGAGCGAGGTAAGTAGCGGCGAACCGGCCGACGATGACGAGGCTGTGGTGGCGCGGGTGGCTGCCCGGATGCGGAACCGGCCGCGGAAGCCCGTCAACCCGGTCACCGACGCCGACCCCGCCGATGTGCGGCGGCAGGTGCGCGCCGATGCCACGGCTGCCATGGCCCTGTGGTTTGGGCTGGCTGGCCTTGATGTGGGCTTCGCGGCAGCTGTGGACCATGCCAGCACGCCGTGCGAGTGCTGCCCGGACGATGTTGGCCTGGCGTCAATGCCGTACGAAGTGTTCCGCGCCGCGGATGTGCGTTTGGTCGGTGACGCCCGCCGGGTGCTGGACGATGCCGTCATTCGCGGCGCCGCTGTGGTGCTGCCGACGTGCTGTGCCCGTGACCGCCCGCAGGTCGAGTTGCTAGTGTGGCGCATCATCAACCGGCTGCGCGACCTGCTGACCGACCACCAGCGCGAAGACCTGCGGGTGCGGTGCACAGGCGGCGATGACGACTTTGAGTTACGTTGTCTGCGTGCGGGTTACGTGCTAGCAATTGCACAGATCACCGACGCTGACGACATGGCATCGGCTGCCCATGACCTGACCGTGCGCGAGTGCCGCGAACAGCCGTTCGGCGGTCTGACGCCCCGCGGCGTCTGGTGCGTGGCCGCTCCTGCGGTAGCGCGCATGGCCTCCGACCTTGCACCCGATGCCCTAGTGGCGTTGTTGCAGGCGGAGTTGGTGCGCCTCGATTCGCTGATGGTTTACCCCGATGCCGATGTGGGTGCGCGGTGATTCAGCGGCTGGCCGGTGTGTACCTCGATGCCTATGACGGCGCGTTTGTTGTGGAAGCGCTGGACCGCTTGGCGCAGTTGACGGCTGGGCCGACCCCGGCGCGCCTGGAGTCGGTGACGGCGAAGCTGCGCCGCGCTGTGCGCCACTCGGCCGAACCGCCAGCACAACCACCAGTGCCCGATTCGGTTGCTGAGCAGCAGCATTCGGCGCAACCGCCAGAAACAACCGCCAGTGTGCGTGCACTGCAACGTGATTCGGTGCACGCTGGTCCGCATGTCACCGGCACCATGGGCACCGGCCAGGCCGCACGCCTCCTCGGCATCTCAGCCAACGGGGTCCGCGACCTTGCCCGCCGCGGCCGCCTACCGGCCAGCCGCACCGGCACCCGCTGGCAGTTCGACGCCGCAGCCGTCACCGCTTTTAGCCAGCGGAGGGCCGCGGCGCAGGGCAGGTGAGCGTTGTGCCTAACCTGCGCACCATCCGCGGCGTGGAGTTGATGCGGGTCGGAACGTGGCAGACCGCAAGCCACCCCGATGGCTGGACGGTGACGGCCGACGATCTGGCCGCCGTCGTCGCCGCGCACGCCGCGGGTGTGCTGCCGCGGGCTCGGCTCAAAATCGGGCACAGCGACCCCCGTTTCGACGGCGGTCCCGCACTTGGCCGCGTCGATAACCTGCGCCTGGCCGATGCCGGTGCGACGTTGGTCGGCGACTTTGTGGACGTGCCAGCCGCCATCGCCGCGCTGCTGCCGCACAGCTATCCCTCGCGGTCGGTGGAGGCGTTGGTGGATTACACCGCACCCGATGGCACTGTGTGGCCGCTGGTGCTGACCGCGGTGGCGCTACTCGGTGCCACCGCGCCGGGTATCGAGACGCTGGCCGACATCACCGACTTGTACGGCGTCGCAGCAGCATCAGCGCGCCGCCTAGTGCTGGCCGCACCACCGCGCGGCGAGGCGACCAGCCAGCGTGCCCGCGCTGTCGCGGTGGCACGTGCCCGACGCACCCGCAGCACCCGAACCCTGGCCGTCTAACCCGGAAGGACACCCGCATGTCGACTACCCGCATCAACCCCTACTCGTATGCCCCCGGCGCGAACATCACCGGCGAAGCCACCGCCACCATCAGCGCCCGCAAGTTCGTCAAGATCAGCGGCAACCGCACCGCCGCAGGCAACCTCGCGGTAGCGCCAGCCGCAGCAGGGGACCGCGCGTTCGGAGTGGCCGCCCACGACGCCGCGACCGGTCAGTTGGTGCACGTGGCCCGCGGCGGCGTCGTCAAAGTCCTTGCCTCCGGGGCCATCGCCGCCGGTGCCGCCGTCCAGGTCGGCGCAGGGGGTGCAGCCTCAACCGCCGCGGCGGGCGTCGTGGTCGGGTTCGCCGTCACCGGGGCCGCCGACGGCGCCGTCGCCGAAGTGGCGTTCTACGCCTAACCGAAAGGAACCGAACCGCCATGACTTCACCGCTCATCCCCACCCTGTCCGGGCAGCAGTTGACCGTCGATGCCGCGCTCAAGCATCCGTCAATCATCCAGACCCGCATCGCCAAGCTGGCCGACAAGCAACTGCTGCTCGGCAAGTTCTTCCGCCAATTGGGAACGCAGGTGCAGGGCGGCGCGCTGCTCTACAGCACCATCACCGCCGCCGACTACTACGCCGCAGGTGGCATGGAGAAGCGCACACCGGGCGCGGAGTACGCCGTCATCGAAGGCGTGGCACCCGAGCCGCGGCTAGCACCCGTGGAGGACTGGGGCGCCAAGGCCATCCTGCCTGCCGAGGCGATCTTGCGGAATGACGCAAACCTGTTGGACAACACTGTAACTCAGCTCTCGAATACCCTTGCTCGTAAGTTGGATACCCGTGCGGTGGCCGCCCTCCAGGCCGCCAGCATCGGCAGCCTGGCACCCGCGGCCGGATGGGATGACCTGGTCATGGTGGGGCCGCTGGATGCCATCACCCCATCGGCAGACCGGCCAAGTGCCCACTGGGCCGAGGCGCAAGAGATGGCCGATTTGGAAGAGCTTGGTGTGCAACACGATTTGCTCATTGTGCACCCAGAGCAGGCCAAGCAGCTACGCGTCGCCTACGCCGAGAACCTGGACGCCGCACTGGAATCCGCGGGCTTCACCAACGGCATGTTCGCCAACCCCCGCATCCCCATCGGGCAAGCTTTCGTCCTCGAACAGGGCGCAGTGGGCACGGTCGGCTTCGAACTGCCGCTCACCGTGGACATCTGGGAAGAGAAGGGCACCCGGTCGTGGGTGCTGCAGGTCTACGCCGTGCCCGCCATGGCCGTCGACCGGCCCTACGCCGCCAAGAAAATCACCGGCCTCAGCTAGCCCAGAAGGGAAACGCACACCATGGCACTCACGCTTGACGACACCCAGACCGCGGCGCTACTCGACGCACTGGGCCTACCAGCCGACACCGACGACGCCAACCTGGTGGTGGACACCGCCAAGGACCTCGCCACCCAGGTCCAGGGCCTCGACACCGCCAAGGCCAGCGCCGTCGTCGCCGCAGCCGCACGGCACGGCATGGAGGTCATCGACAAGCCCACCGCCGACGCACTGCGCCGCGACGCCCAAGAAGGCAGACGGGTCATCGCCGCGGCAGCCAAGGCCAAAGTCGAGGCCGCCGTTGACCACGCCATCGACACCGGCCGCATCATGGCCAGCAGCAAGAAACACTGGATCACCCTGTGCGAAAACGACGAAACGATGCTGCCGCACCTGGCCTCCATCGCACCCGGCACCGCCGTCCCACTCAGCGAAGTCGGGCACAGCGCCGACGCAACGCCCGACCCCAACCCATCCGGCCAGTGGTTCTACTGACCACCTAGACCGCGCTGCCGGGTGGGTGCAACAGCCCGCACACACCCCGGCGCGGCGTGGGCAGGCGCCCCGGTTCCGACTCGTCCTTGGCTGCCGGGGCGCCGCCCACGACCCCCGAGACGGCGGCCCAGGCCCGCGGTGGGCGCCCAGACAGCCAGCAGCCAGCGGGCCGCGGCCAGCCCTCGGCTCGGCGGCACACCGATGCCACCCACCCCCGAAAATCTTCGGCTCCCCCCTCGGGGTGGCTCCCACGGGGTAGCCATGGATTTTTTGCGCGGCTCGAAAAAGATCGGGCTCGAAGCGCAACGAGTGCCGTCTGATGGCGGATGTAGCGTTTGGGCTGTGATGTGACGAATCCCCGATTCGGGGGCGAAGTGGAGCACCGTGACTGTCCCGAGAAACCGATTTGACGAGACCTGGCATCGGCTACGCGATTGGACAGGTGGCCAATCCAAGTCCGAGATGCTGGCGTGGCAGGTGATTGGGGCTGAGGGCTACACCCGTATTGACCCGGCACATACACACGGAGGCCCTGACGGTGGTGGGGACGCCATGTGTGAGCGGGATGGCGAGACGTGGGTGATGGCGGCCTATTTCCCGTTAGGTCAGAAGACGCCGGCCACGATCAAGAAGAAGCTGTTGCAAGACATGAAGGGCGCGAAAGCCAAGGGCGGGGTGGGCATCGCGTTCGTCACCAATCAGGAGATCACCCTGGCGGAGCGCGAGCAATGGGAGCAATTGGACCCTGACCTCAAGGTCCACCTGTTCCATCTGTTGAAGGTCACCCAAATCCTCAACGAACCTCAGTACGCCCGGACCCGCGAGGAGTTTCTCGATATCGTCGCCGGCCCCCCGCCGATGCTAATCAAGGCGTCCATACTTGGGCCTGCTCATGCATTCACTGATGACAGGGTTGTACTCGAAACCTTCGTGAAGATGTATGAGCAGCGGATTCGAAAACGGTCCGATAAGGGGCATGCGCGCGTTCGCGCCGAACGCGAAGCGAAGGAACGCGCCGAACGCGAAAGACGAGAGCGCGCGGCCGCGGCCGCGGCGCGCGAGGCGGCGGAGGAGGCGCAGCAGGAAAGGCTGCGGGAACTCGGGCCAAAGAGGCCGTGGGATCTAGCTGGTACCCCCATCCCACGGATGACCGACATGCTCGGTCAACGTCCGTATTACAACCTTGGTCAGGTTCAAGGCCGTGACTCTCTGATGGACGACGCCAAACGGGAGGAACTGCTGTACAAGACGCTGGGGATCAATCCGCCGACGCCGCCACAGCCGCTGGACGAGGCGCAGATCACGGAAAGGGTAGCCGCATACCGGGCAGGCCTAGAAGCGCGCTGGCCCGCGTGCCGGGACTACCTCGCTGGTGTCGCGTGGCCGGGCCTGCGGTTTCGGATCAAGAACGAGGCAAGAAGTTTCCTCAACGATGTACAGGTCATCCTGACCTTCCACGGGGCACGGGGTGTCAACTTCGAGGATCTCGAAGGCTTTCGAATTCGACAAGGTTCCGGACCCGAGTTGGCAGCGTCCGGTGGACCCGCTGTTCTATACCGCACTGCCGGCTATGCCCCGGCTGGCCCCGCCGTCGGACTACCCAATC from Mycobacterium kubicae includes these protein-coding regions:
- a CDS encoding phage protease; its protein translation is MALTLDDTQTAALLDALGLPADTDDANLVVDTAKDLATQVQGLDTAKASAVVAAAARHGMEVIDKPTADALRRDAQEGRRVIAAAAKAKVEAAVDHAIDTGRIMASSKKHWITLCENDETMLPHLASIAPGTAVPLSEVGHSADATPDPNPSGQWFY